A stretch of DNA from Paenibacillus sp. FSL W8-0186:
ACATCTTACTGGTGATCATCCTGCGAGCTCCTCTGTTCTAAAACAATTGCGCTTCACTATTGGCGGTCTGCCGTTGGCAGGCCGTTTGCTTTGGTTCGTTTTTGCATGATCTGTTGTTGCGGTATACACTAGAGGGGATCTGATACTATCCAGCCATTCTTATCGATAACATCCTGCCAGAGGTGATCTCATTGTCGATCTACATCATTGTTGAAGGAAAGAACGACCGGAGCAAGCTGCGGCGCATACTCAGCGAGGAAATAACGATCCTGTGCACTTTCGGCACTTTGAACTCCTTGAAATTGGAGTCGCTTCGCAAGCAAATCAAGGATGACGAGGTATTCTTGTTTATGGATAACGATTCCTCCGGCAAGCGAATTCGCGGAATACTTCGCGATGCGTTTCCCGATGCCGGGCATATTTATACTAGAAGGGGTTACGCCGGGGTGGAAGGAACGCCGGAAGAATACCTGATCGCGCAATTAGAAAAAGCCGGGCTGGAGGA
This window harbors:
- a CDS encoding toprim domain-containing protein, encoding MSIYIIVEGKNDRSKLRRILSEEITILCTFGTLNSLKLESLRKQIKDDEVFLFMDNDSSGKRIRGILRDAFPDAGHIYTRRGYAGVEGTPEEYLIAQLEKAGLEDYINYPPPGFA